One genomic segment of Bacteroidales bacterium includes these proteins:
- a CDS encoding S9 family peptidase, whose protein sequence is MKSILFICFLFFTLYSNAQEKALSVEKIYATGVIHTKGIQMMKWMEDGKSYSRIEFNKEDNANEIVRYDVATNHRTVIVPSGWLKDEATGKSLRLQDYIWSKDNRQMLLYHNAQRVWRYPTRGDYQVLDMETGKRTVLGKGLAGKSLMFAKFSPDGNYVAYVSRNNIYVEDISSQKITQLTFDGSDAIINGTFDWMYEEEFSCRDGFRWSPDGKSIAYWQSDTRGTGVFYMIDNVDSIYSQMIPLPYPKVGTTLSAVKVGIVPVSGGATEWMDIPGDPRENYLPRMDYVPESNDLMVHQFNRAQNINTVWMLRNGKPEVLFTETDDAWVDVNDEIRWLDKNRSFTWMSERDGWCHLYKISRDGKDIQCLTPGAFDVIQVTGMDQEKGYVYFMATEENYTQRYLYRASLKGKGKVEKIPVDGQSGQHSYNFSPTGKWAVHTFQNASTPPEYGMVQFPQNKTIRILEDNAEAKRKFDDLSLAKKEFIKVDIGEIILDAWMIKPLGFDPAKKYPVIVHVYGEPAGSTVQDSWSGGDLWHRYLAQEGYIVVSIDNRGANVPRGRAWRKSIYRKIGILNAADQAAAMEKMIQQYDFIDPERIGISGWSGGGSTTLTCMFQYPEIYKTGIAIAFIAHQKLYDAAYQERYMGLPTGDDDAFEQGSTVKYAGNLKGNLLLVHGTGDDNVHYQNCELMINELVRHKKMFSLLSYPMRGHGIYEGENTTMHLRLSIDKYWKENLPPGGR, encoded by the coding sequence ATGAAAAGTATTTTATTTATCTGTTTTCTATTCTTTACACTCTATTCAAATGCCCAGGAAAAGGCACTTTCTGTTGAGAAAATATATGCTACGGGAGTAATTCATACCAAAGGCATCCAGATGATGAAATGGATGGAAGATGGAAAAAGTTACAGCCGCATAGAATTTAATAAGGAAGACAATGCCAATGAAATCGTTCGTTATGATGTAGCAACCAATCATCGTACCGTGATCGTTCCTTCCGGATGGCTGAAAGATGAAGCGACCGGGAAATCATTACGGCTACAGGACTATATCTGGAGTAAAGATAACCGGCAAATGCTTTTGTACCATAATGCGCAAAGGGTGTGGCGATATCCGACAAGGGGGGATTACCAGGTGTTGGATATGGAGACAGGGAAACGTACGGTGCTGGGAAAAGGATTAGCCGGAAAATCATTGATGTTTGCCAAATTTTCTCCGGATGGTAATTATGTAGCCTATGTAAGCCGTAATAATATCTATGTGGAAGATATTTCCAGTCAGAAAATAACCCAGCTTACTTTTGACGGAAGCGACGCGATCATTAACGGTACCTTTGACTGGATGTATGAAGAAGAATTCAGTTGCCGGGATGGGTTTCGATGGAGTCCGGACGGAAAAAGTATTGCCTATTGGCAATCGGATACCAGGGGAACAGGTGTATTTTATATGATTGATAATGTTGATTCCATTTATTCACAGATGATACCATTGCCTTATCCGAAAGTAGGGACTACACTTTCTGCAGTTAAAGTCGGTATTGTACCTGTTTCCGGCGGAGCTACCGAATGGATGGATATTCCCGGTGATCCCCGTGAAAATTATCTCCCACGTATGGATTATGTTCCGGAAAGCAATGATTTGATGGTACATCAGTTCAACCGGGCGCAAAATATCAATACCGTATGGATGCTCAGGAACGGAAAGCCAGAAGTGCTTTTTACCGAGACAGATGATGCCTGGGTAGATGTGAATGATGAGATCAGATGGCTGGATAAGAACCGTTCGTTTACATGGATGAGCGAACGCGACGGATGGTGCCATTTATACAAAATCAGTCGTGACGGAAAAGATATTCAATGTCTTACACCCGGCGCTTTTGATGTAATACAGGTAACTGGTATGGATCAGGAAAAAGGGTATGTTTATTTTATGGCAACAGAAGAAAATTACACCCAGCGTTACCTCTATAGAGCCTCATTGAAAGGTAAGGGCAAAGTGGAGAAAATACCGGTTGACGGGCAATCGGGACAACACTCATATAATTTTTCGCCGACAGGGAAATGGGCGGTACACACTTTTCAAAACGCATCAACCCCTCCGGAATACGGCATGGTACAGTTTCCCCAGAACAAAACGATACGGATACTGGAGGATAATGCTGAAGCCAAGCGGAAATTTGATGACTTGTCTTTGGCAAAAAAAGAATTTATCAAGGTGGATATCGGGGAAATTATATTGGATGCCTGGATGATCAAACCGTTAGGATTTGATCCGGCCAAAAAATATCCGGTGATTGTCCATGTATATGGGGAACCTGCCGGTTCTACCGTTCAGGATAGCTGGTCCGGAGGGGATTTGTGGCATCGTTATCTGGCGCAGGAAGGATATATTGTCGTAAGTATCGATAATCGTGGCGCTAATGTACCCCGTGGCCGGGCATGGCGTAAAAGTATTTACCGGAAAATAGGCATTCTTAATGCAGCTGACCAGGCCGCCGCAATGGAAAAGATGATACAGCAATATGATTTTATCGATCCGGAGAGGATTGGTATATCCGGTTGGAGTGGGGGAGGATCCACTACTTTGACTTGTATGTTCCAATATCCGGAAATTTACAAAACCGGTATTGCTATTGCTTTTATCGCACACCAAAAACTGTACGATGCCGCTTACCAGGAGCGTTATATGGGTTTACCCACAGGTGATGACGACGCTTTTGAACAGGGATCGACAGTTAAGTATGCCGGGAATCTGAAAGGAAATCTGTTATTGGTACATGGTACGGGTGATGATAATGTACATTACCAGAATTGTGAACTGATGATCAATGAACTGGTCCGGCATAAGAAAATGTTTTCCCTGTTGTCTTATCCGATGCGGGGACATGGCATCTATGAAGGCGAAAATACCACCATGCATCTACGCTTGTCGATCGATAAATACTGGAAAGAAAATCTTCCTCCCGGAGGAAGATAA
- a CDS encoding arylsulfatase, whose product MKPTIFSYIGIGICSVFTTGCRQEKTPEQPNIIYILADDLGYGDLGCYGQKYIRTPNIDKLAKEGMLFTRHYAGCTVSAPSRSSLVTGLHTGHTPIRGNKEHQPEGQYPQPGDTYTIAKMLKENGYATGCFGKWGLGYPGSEGAPENQGFDEFFGYNCQRIAHNYYPYYLWHNKDTVWLKGNRGTGKEDYSQDIIQEEILKFIIHHKDEPFFAFLTYVIPHAELVNPEDSIMQTYEDKFPEKPYNGVDSGPSYKNGGYGSTPHPKADFAAMITRLDAYVGEIIDLLKKEGLDKNTIIMFTSDNGPHREGGADPDFFNSYGPLRGVKRDLYEGGIRVPFVAWYPGKIKAGSVSDHVSAFWDVMPTIAELSGSDIRNHTDGISFLPTLFGKGKQKKHEYLYWEFHEQGGKIAVQKGNWKAIWLNVNRPEKTSIELYDLSKDIHEDHDLAQRHPELISELGRIIPQAHTDSEVFKFTIPQHIN is encoded by the coding sequence ATGAAACCGACAATATTTTCATATATCGGGATAGGGATCTGTTCTGTATTTACTACAGGATGCCGGCAGGAAAAGACACCTGAGCAGCCTAATATTATTTATATTTTAGCTGATGACCTGGGTTATGGCGATTTAGGATGTTATGGGCAAAAGTATATCCGTACACCTAATATTGATAAATTAGCTAAAGAGGGTATGCTATTTACCCGTCATTACGCAGGATGTACGGTAAGTGCTCCATCGCGTTCTTCGCTGGTAACCGGATTACATACCGGGCATACACCTATCCGTGGAAACAAGGAACATCAACCGGAAGGACAATATCCTCAACCCGGTGACACTTATACCATAGCCAAAATGTTAAAAGAGAACGGTTATGCTACAGGGTGTTTCGGTAAATGGGGGCTAGGCTATCCGGGATCGGAAGGAGCTCCGGAGAACCAAGGTTTCGATGAGTTTTTTGGCTATAATTGTCAACGTATTGCCCATAATTATTATCCGTATTATCTATGGCACAACAAGGATACAGTATGGCTCAAAGGAAACAGAGGGACTGGCAAAGAGGATTATTCCCAGGATATTATCCAGGAGGAAATCTTAAAATTTATCATTCATCATAAAGATGAACCTTTTTTTGCCTTTTTGACCTATGTTATTCCGCATGCAGAATTGGTGAACCCGGAAGACAGTATCATGCAGACATATGAAGACAAGTTCCCTGAAAAGCCTTATAACGGAGTAGATAGCGGCCCATCATACAAGAATGGGGGTTATGGGAGTACTCCTCATCCGAAGGCCGACTTTGCAGCAATGATTACCCGTTTAGATGCATATGTGGGAGAAATCATTGACTTATTGAAAAAAGAAGGGTTGGATAAAAATACCATTATCATGTTTACCAGTGATAATGGTCCACACCGTGAGGGTGGGGCGGATCCTGATTTTTTCAATAGTTATGGACCTTTGCGGGGTGTAAAGCGTGATTTGTATGAAGGCGGTATCAGGGTACCTTTTGTAGCCTGGTATCCGGGAAAAATTAAAGCGGGAAGCGTAAGCGATCATGTGTCTGCGTTCTGGGATGTAATGCCTACAATTGCCGAATTGTCGGGAAGTGATATCCGGAACCATACAGATGGAATATCATTTTTACCCACATTATTCGGAAAAGGAAAACAAAAAAAACATGAATACCTGTACTGGGAATTTCATGAGCAGGGCGGTAAGATAGCTGTGCAGAAGGGAAACTGGAAAGCAATCTGGCTTAATGTTAATCGTCCTGAAAAAACCAGTATCGAATTGTATGATCTGTCAAAAGACATTCATGAAGACCATGACCTTGCGCAGCGACATCCCGAATTAATCAGTGAATTGGGACGAATTATCCCCCAGGCGCATACCGATTCGGAAGTATTTAAATTCACCATTCCACAGCATATCAACTGA